The genomic region ctatcgcaaggacaaaaaaccaaacaccgcatgttctcactcataggtgggaattgaacaatgagaacacatggacacaggaaggggaacatcacactctggggactgttgtggggtggggggaggggggagggatagcattaggagagatacctaatgttaaatggtgagttaatgggtgcagcccaccagcatggcacatgtatacatatgtaactaacctgcacattgtgcacatgtaccctaaaacttaaagtataataataattaaaaaatagtaataataagagaaatgataaaaaaagaaagtaaagtataTTTGAGTAAGATTCCTAGGAAAATGGGCAATGAGAACCTAAGAGACCTCTACCCACTCACAGACTTGTCAGTGAGTGCAAGTATGTGAGTGCATGAAAAATATCATAGTCCATGCTGTCATTAACAAACTCCTGCTGGGCACTGAGTTACCCTAAGGATCTTTGCAGTAAAATTACCCATGGAAGCCATGAACAGCAATCTGAAAGGTGAGTATCATTGACTTAGTCATGCTAGTGGTACACCATCCAGAACCCAAGTAATTCAAAGTTATAGGGCAGAAGGCTTTGACTTATGTGTTGCAAAACCCAGAtcttaaataattataaacagTGTTTTTCTAGAGGAATCACTGTAGAGATCAATAGACCATCactgtattttctaaaaaatgaCATTTGAGTTTCAAAAAGACTTTACAAAGGTGTGCTTGGGAGAACTCTTAAGAATAGGACGATATATTTTTAGGGAGAGAATATAGTCCCCCATGTACAAGTTCCTGGGGAAATGTTCCTATTCTCTtaatccagcaaaaatatctccCTAATCCTTATTTTTTTGCTATGTGGGTCGAATATCTATGACTAGATATAATTCCCTCTATTTAATGAGCAGTACTACAAAGAATACTTGAAATGGTAAAATATTCTGTTATTAGTAATACaaaacaataaatcaataaattttcATATGCAGTCTTACATGAGTTTACCCAACATGTTCCAAATGAGATTAGAACACTAACGgatatttatttttgcaaaggcagAAGTTAAGATATTATGGATGCACAGAGATGAGGCTAGGTTAAGGAGACCTTGGTGGGTACTGTATGTGGGCACTTGGAATCTGAATCAGAAGACAAAACAGGGCAAAAAGAACACTCCTCAGCTTCAACATTTGGTCTAGTGTGATCATTTCCTGAGCGGCGCTAAGTCCCTGGAAGGAAAGCAGCTAATATTCCAACCAGTTATTACACATTCAAGTCAGATTGCCTTCCATAAATGCAAGGTCAGAAAGCTCTGAGGTATGATCTGAGCATATGTTGGAGATGGACACTGCACCCTCAGTAGGAAGAAAAGAACCATATTGCCCCTGTCTCAGGGGAAACAcacttcaagattattttgggaAATATGTTGAAACAGCCAACTGAAAACCATTCATCTTCCAAACTAATTGGAGTCTCCTGGGAAGATCCTGTTTCATTCCAGTAATGAGAAAAATTGAAATTCCTAGTGACAGTAACTGCAAATGGGAAAAATTTCAATtgctaaaaacagaattattatTGTTGAAAAACAAACTATCTCTCTGCAATGATTCCTAACTCAGAAATAGAGAAGCCCTGGACAGTGATTCATCTCATTCCCTGATGGTTACTTGATGAACAGCATCACAAAGAGGATGTTGGTCATTTCCTCAAAAGATAAAGAAGTCAATTCATCAAGTAAACAGATAAGTAGGCAGTGTTCTGCTGTAGTTCAGAGCTGGGTTTCTGTAGTCAGACTGCTCAAGTTCAAATTCCTGCTTTATCACATCCTAGGTTTATGACCTTGGACAATTCTTAATGTTTctggacttcagtttcctcatttgtaaaatgaagaataaatcaCTACTAGCCTCAGGTGAAGTGCTTTcataattaaatgagacaatctAAATGTTTCATACAGTGTCTGACATTTAGAAACTGCCTTATAAATGTTACTATCATTGCCATTTCTTGGAGAGTTTTGTGAATTAAGTTAAATGCAGCAAAAGGATATTTTTGCCCTGATATCTCCCATAAAAACCTAGTCGTATTACATGAAATtcctcattaaaaatatattcctcAAGTAACAACACAAATATGCCTTGGATGCCTAGCATAAATACGATATAAGACATTGTCAGCTTCTAAGATATTAAGTGAATTTACTTAACAGGTCACCTGTAGTACTAATGTTAAGTTTCCCCAGAAGTAATgtggagacagagaggaaagagatggaatgtaCTGGGTATCCTGGGAAGACAGAGAGACACACTAGAAGTAGCAAACATCCTAATGGATGAGtgaaaaccaggaaaaaaaaaccagaaaaaaattccTAACATTTTTTCTAAATCGATACAGTGGGAAAAATAAGAATGGCTTTCAGATTTGAGAAAGTTGGATTCTTCATTTGACTTTGTCACTAACAAGCCTGGGGACTGCTGACCCTCTGATTTTCACCTTCAAAATTAGAAGATTGGCTAAAGCAATCTTTAAGGTCTTTTATATCTCTCAAATTATATGAGCTGTCTTAAGTCTTTGATCATTTagctaagttttttttcttgttccttgaTAATAGTTCAAAGACAAAGAGACAGGGAAACAGGTATAGGACATAGACCTCTGATAAATTAGTGAGGAGAACTACAGGGGAGTCTGCTCAGTGTGATGAAGAATGGGAGCCCTAAGACAAGCTCAGAGGAGAATGAAAGCTGTGCTTACTGAGGAAATGGGAAGTGGACACCCCAAAGCACAAGGTTTAAATTAAGAGATTTGGGCAGAAAATCACATCTGAAAGTGCAAACAGTGTAGATTATAGATGTAAAAGAgattcaaaatgaataaattacatgTTGCATGTAGTTGAATTACATTCATGATGAACCAACCTATCAACAAATACAACTTTTTTAGAACTTCAGAGAACCCTATAATTTTGTGTTCAATTTTAAGGAtaagagaacattttaaaaacatacatggaATGTAGTAAAGAGAGCAAATGTAGGGATAAAGTAAGAGAAAGTGTGGAAGAGTGTGCAAACTCTGTTCAGGTGGTAAGAAGCAGCAAGTCCTGggagaagaactagaaaaactaaataaaatgtatttaatacttgTTCTGTACAAGGCCTGATGCTCACAGCCTGAATTAGTTTGTTTAATATTCATAATAATCCATGAAGAAATACACTTACtatcttcatttcacagaatATACAGTTTTTATCTGCATTTCACAGACCAGGAAATGCAGCCTGTTACTGAACTTCTGAAGCTTTCATGGCCATTAAATGACTGGCCTAGCTATCAAGCCCCCATCTATCTTACTCTAGAGTTCATAGCCTTAACCTCTATATTTAATCCCAATGGGCATACTATGAGGAGACCCAAGGACCGGGACTTAAGTAGCCTCAGCCAAACTCTCTAGAGGAAAGTGGGGTAAAGAGATGaacaaaaaatattacttttatctCTTGCTTTAAAAAAGAGATAGTATGAACAAAAAAGGAATTCTCACTTCTAGGCCACCCCTATACACCTACAGTCCTCCCTCTACCACCCCATTATTAACCccaagtaactttttaaaagattaattctAATTTACCCTTATGTACAGATGAAACAGCCTAGTATAATTTGGAGGGATTGTAAAAGTAACTATTTATCTTTCTGATTTCTAAAATTACCTCAATACACAGAGGTTCCTAATTGAATATTTAAATcttaaaatgtaaatggactgaTGATGTAATCTTTTTGATGATGTATCTGACTAAATGTATTTAGTCAAAAACTTTCAGATAAAATGTCTggtctcattcattcaataacaaTTTATTGAGTATCTGTTACATGCAAGACAAAGAGCTAGTTCTGGATTTACAGTGGTTTACAAAGTAGATATGATgtgttctcatggagcttactAGAGAGTAATGGATGGggtaaaaaacaaatgaatatataatcAGAAAGTATAATAAGTGCCCTAAAAGAAATAAACGGAAAAGTGTATTTATAACATTGAGGGTAGAGAGACTAGAGTTATATAAGACTCTTCAGGAAGGCATTTTGAGGGGGGTCATATTTAAACTGAAACCTGAAAAATAAGATTTATCAATGCAAGAATGCAAGCAGAACATTTCAGTGAGAGAGAAAGCATTGTAAATTTCTTGAAGTGAAAGATCACTTGGCATCTGCAGGGAAATGAAGAAGACTAATATAACTGGACAAGCAAGAGATGAATTAGGACTGTTACACAGTGATATGGCCATGAAATTCCTTACGAACCAGAGTGGGGACTTTGAATTTTATTCCAAGGGAAATGAATCTCCATTGAGTGGCTTTAAACAGAAGAATGGATCTTGTGTATGGTTTTAAAAGATCACTCATGTTCTGTCTTTACAATGGACTTGCAAAGAGTATTTTTGTGCAgtttagaaaaggaagaaggcagaAAGGCATGAGGTACTTTATAGGACAATGTGCACTATCaatgcaaatgagaaaacaggctaAAATCAGAAGAATTTTAATTTCACAACCTTGACTACAGTCATCCCTGTTTACCTCACATGAAACCAAGAAGATAAGCACATGTAGAGGTATTATTTTCATGAGATTACAAACCatgcatattttataaaagtGTTTTTCCACTCATTAACACAGACAataaaaaatagctttttttcgTATGGAGTTGGTAATCAAAAAATACCTTTATAATTGAATTGCTACTACATcaatatagtaataaaaaatatttaacaagagCCTCTGGCTGGTCTCTCGTATAATGCTCAGCAGTGATGTTCCTGTAGCAAGATTAGTTAACTACCACTCCAACAGCCTGCTGgttaacagataaataaaataaaattgtggctTATCTAACATTTTCACCTCACCCCACTGCTAACTTATGCTGACAGTCCCTTTCTCTGttctaatttttctgttatttttacaCACAGACCAAGCTATAGTCAGGAATCAGTGATGAAAAAttatacaacaataaaaacatttatccTGGTGGGACTAACAGATGACCCAAATCTACAGATTCTGCTTTTTATCTTCTCATTTCTAATCTATTTGTTGAGTGTTGTTGGAAATTTGACCATCATCACTCTCACCTTGATGGACTCCCACCTTAAAACACCTATGTATTTTTTCCTCCGGAATTTTTCCATCTTGGAAGTCTCATTTACAACTGTGTGCATTCCCAGATTTCTCTACACAATGGCATCTGGGGACAATACTGTTACCTATAATGCATGTGCCACtcaattgttttttgttgttgtcctgAGTGTGACTGAGTTTTCTCTCCTAACAGCTATGTCCTATGACCGTGTGACTGAGTTTTCTCTCCTAACAGCTATGTCCTATGACCGTTATGTAGCCATCTGCAAACCCCTGCATTACACAACCGTCATGAACAACAGAGTCTGCATCAAGTTCCTTATTGGCTGTTATATCATTGCTCTAATCATTGTCATCCCACCATTTGGCATGGGCTTTGAGCTCGAAGTTTGTGACTCCAATGTCATAGATCACTTTGGCTGTGATGCTGCCCCCATCCTGAAGATTACCTGCTCTAACACAGAGTTTATAGAGCAATTTGTATTAGTCTTGGCGGTGTTGACACTCCTGTTTACCTTGGTGTGTGTGATTATGTCCTACACTTACATCATCAGGACCATTCTTAGATTCCCTTCCGCCCAGCAAAGGAAAAAGGCTTTTTCCTCTTGCTCTTCCCATATAATTGTGGTTTCTATCACTTATGGATGCTGCATCTTTATCTATGTTAAACCATCTGCAAAAGAAGGGGTAGCTATTAACAAGGTGGTGTCAGTGCTTACCACTTTGGTTGCCCCAGTTATGAATCCCTTCATTTACACACTAAGGAATAAGCAAGTGATACAGGCTTTCAAAGACATGATCAAAAGGATTGCATCtatctcaaagaactaaaggattAATGAATGcaaattgaaaaattataaaagaattcattatctctattttatttttccctaattCTATACTAGTCACAATTTTTGTATATTACAACCTCATTCTGCTACACCTACAGCCCACTATCTATATAAGTACTAATTAACCTTTTTCATTTCAAGCTATTCCCAGAAATAAACGGGAATAAACCTTCAGCAAACTTTTATAACATTATGCCTATTATTACTCACATAAACAAGAAATGTAGACAGCATCAACTTACTGTCACATTGGTGCTCATCTACTCCTCTTGTACTGACCTACATGTCCGATTTGAGCCCCAAATTTTACAGGGACATCAATGATCATCATCTATGTCTGCAGGAATGATCCTGTAAGCACCCCACTTGAAAACAGTCATTATTCTATCTCTTCCACTTTTCAGCAAGATATAAATATAGactaaaattttcttcaaatgtCATTTGCTTAAAAGCTGTACAACTTCTTTGTATAAAAACCTTAACTCTGTGTAAATAGAATTTCATATGTCTGTCACTGTATGTATACCTGGGTGTGCCTATGTGTATTTTTTACCCTTTCAGAATGTCAGCTTAACAAGCTTGAAGGGGTTAATGTGAAGGACAAAATATAAATGACAATTTATACTTGAATTATATTCTGTTATCCAAATTATTCACCATAATGatttttctaatcattttttctaaatatttttaaacatttctaaacaCTTTTCTAAATACAAAGAAATGCAATCTCAACCACAAAGCCTGACAAAACTAACCCATgaacaaataattcaaatttttaagTGCATGATTTTTGCCTTTTCAACTTAGCCCCACTTCCTCATTACCTATCTCTTTCCTCATAATTTTCTATTGTTTAGCTGATGTTTTAGGGAAATATGTGCTGTATCAGGAGTCAAAAAGTTCACATTACATTCTGGCTCTTATTACCACCAACTCAGACAGATCTTTTAACTGCATATTCCTTCCAGATTTCAGGAAGGATTAAACTGAAGAACAAGTTGGAGGAGTAAGGCGGCACTAGAAAACAGGCCAGAAATTCTAGTGGTATTTGGAGGGCTATCCCAAGCTGATTTATAAGACCAATAAATTGGACCATAATGGATACACAGTTCCAAAATTCCTCATGCCAGAGACAAAGAATGAGTCTGAAGACTACACTGAAGATTACACTAGAATAAATAAGTCTTAATTCCTCCATCCCATTCCCAGTATATCCACTGGAAGTCTCTAGATGCagaatatgcttttaaaaataaaatgggaaagaaataTCTGTGGGAATTCTGAACTGTGAACTAAGCAAAGCATGGTTAATAATTCAGTTTACCAAGCTGAAGGAGTaattaaagaatatatttagTCTCCTGAGGGTAGACAAGGTTTTGCTACAGATaatatttcttatctttttcatCTATTAATAACTTTGAAAATGAATAATCTcttgattataaaaaatatttgtccatatgattatttcattgATGTATCTCTCCTTCACTAGACACTAAGCTCCATGAGGTCAAGTACTGTGCTTGCCAATCATACTTCCAACAGAGTTTAAATTTACTCCATGCACCTCTTAACTGGCTGAAGATAGCctcagccattcttttttttttttttttttttttttgagacagagtttcagagtttcactctttttttttttttttttttttttaggttgtttccaatttattttttctttttttttttttttaaatttctgaagtatttattgatcattcttgggtgtttctcagagagggggatatggcagggtcataggataatagtggagagaaggtcaggagataaacacatgaacaaaggtctctggttttcctaggcagaggaccctgcggccttctgcagtgtttgtgcccctgagtacttgagattagggagtggtgatgactcttaaagagcatgctgccttcaagcatctgtttaacaaagcacatcttgcaccacccttaatccatttaaccctgagttgacacagcacatgtttcagagagcagggggctgggggaaaggccatagatcaacagcatcccaaggcagaagaatttctcctagtcagaacaaaatggagtctcctatgcccacccctttctacacagacacagcaacaatctgatctctccttcctttccccacacttcctccccttctcttcaacaaaaccgccatcgtcctcatggcccactcccgatggtcgctgtctcttcggagctgttgggtacacctcccagacagggcagccgggcagaggcgctcctcacctcccagacagggcggctgggcagaggcgcccctcgcttcccagacggggccgcccgggcagaggcgctcctctcctcccagacggggcggccgggcagaggcgctcctcacttccccgacagggccgcccgggcagaggctctcctcgcttcccagacggggccgcccgggcagaggcgctcctcagttcctcccagaccgggtggcagccgggcagaggcgctcctcacctcccagacggggcggccgggcagaggcgctcctcacttccccgacggggcggccaagcagaggcgctcctcacttcccagagggggcggccgagcagaggcgctcctcacttcccagacggggcggccgggcagagacgctcctcacttcctcccagatggggtggcggccaggcagaggcgctcctcacttcccagactgggtggccgggcagaggcgctcctcacctcctagacggggcgaccaggcagaggcgctcctcacttcccagacggtgtggcagctgggcagaggtgctcctcccttcccagacggggcagccaggcagaggcgctcctcacttcccagacggtgtggcggccgggcagaggtgctcctcccttcccagacggggcagccaggcagaggcactcctcacttcccagacggtgtggcggccgggcagaggtgctcctcccttcccagatggggcagccaggcagaggcgctcctcacttcctcccagacggggtggcggccaggcagaggcgctcctcacttcccagagggggcggccgggcagaggtgctcctcacttcctcccagacggggtggcagccgggcagaggcactcctcacctcccagacagggcggccgggcagaggtgctcctcatctcccagatggggcggccgggcagaggtgctcctcatctcccagacggggcagccgggcagaggtgctcctcacttcctcccagacggggtgacggccgggcagaggcactcctcacctcccagacggggcggccgggcagaggcgctcctcacctcccagacggagtggtcaggcagaggcgctcctcacttcccatatggggtggcggccgggcagaggcgctcctcacttcccagatggggcagccgggcagaggtgctcctcacttcctcccagacggggtggcagccgggcagaggcgctcctcacctcccagacggggtggccgggcagaggcgctcctcccttcccagacggagtggccaggcagaggcgctcctcacctcccagagtgggcggccgggcagaggtgctcctcacttcctcccagacggggtggcggccaggcagaggcgctcctcacctcccagacggggcggccgggcagaggcactcctcacctcccagagtgggcagccgggcagaggcgctcctcacttcccagagtgggcggccgggcagaggcgctcctcacttcccagagtgggcggccgggcagaggcgctcctcacttcccatagggggtggcagccgggcagaggcgctcctcacttcccagatggggcagctgggcagaggtgctcctcacttcctcccagacggggtggcggccaggcagaggcgctcctcacctcccagacggggcggccgggcagaggcgctcctcacctcccagacggggcggctgggcagaggcgctcctcacctcccagaaggggcggctgggcagaggcgctcctcacttcccatatggggtggcagccgggcagaggcgctcctcacttcccagacggggtggcggccaggcagaggcgctcctcacttcccagatagggcaacagggcagaggcgctcctcacttcctcccagacggggcggccgggcagaggtgctcctcatctcccagacggggcagccgggcggaggcgctcctcacttcctcccagacggggtggcagccgggcagaggcgctcctcacatcccagatgatgggcggccgggcagaggcgctcctcacttcccagatggggcggccgggcagaggggctcctcacatcccagacgatgggcggccaggcagagacgctcctcacttcctagacggggtggcggtggggcagaggctgtaatcttagcactttaagaggccaaggcaggaggctggtaggtggaggttgcagagagccgagatcacgccactgcactccagcctgagcaccattgagcattgaatgagcgagactccgtctgcaatcccagcacctcgggaggccgaggcaggcagatcactcgaggccaggagctggagaccagcccggtcaacacggagaaaccccgtctccaccaaaaatacaaaaaccattcaggcgtggcggcgcgcacctgcaatcccaggcactcggcaggccaaggcaggagagtcacaggagcccgaggcagggaggttgcagcaagccgagatcccggcagtacagtccagcttcggcaacagagggagaccgaaaaaagaaggagagggagaccgaaaaaagaggggagagggagagggagagggagagggagagggagagggagagggagagggagagggagagccagagtttcactcttgttgctcatgctggagtccaatggcgcgatctcagctcactgcaacctctgcctcctgggttcaattgattctcctgcctcagcctcccaagtagctgggattacaggcgttcaccaccacatctggctaattttgtatttttagtagagatggggtttctccatgttggtcaggctggtttcgaactcccgacctcaggtgatgcacctgcctcagcctcccaaagtgctgg from Pongo pygmaeus isolate AG05252 chromosome 10, NHGRI_mPonPyg2-v2.0_pri, whole genome shotgun sequence harbors:
- the LOC129010870 gene encoding olfactory receptor 6C2-like; the protein is MKNYTTIKTFILVGLTDDPNLQILLFIFSFLIYLLSVVGNLTIITLTLMDSHLKTPMYFFLRNFSILEVSFTTVCIPRFLYTMASGDNTVTYNACATQLFFVVVLSVTEFSLLTAMSYDRVTEFSLLTAMSYDRYVAICKPLHYTTVMNNRVCIKFLIGCYIIALIIVIPPFGMGFELEVCDSNVIDHFGCDAAPILKITCSNTEFIEQFVLVLAVLTLLFTLVCVIMSYTYIIRTILRFPSAQQRKKAFSSCSSHIIVVSITYGCCIFIYVKPSAKEGVAINKVVSVLTTLVAPVMNPFIYTLRNKQVIQAFKDMIKRIASISKN